One window from the genome of Hyphomonas neptunium ATCC 15444 encodes:
- a CDS encoding TonB-dependent receptor — protein MKFLHARSVSCLALISAIGVTGIAPAAFAQADSEKKMETVTVTATRREQTLQEVPVAVSVVSGDLLESTGTGSMDALSDLTPSLTLLKGNNESNSSVSIRGLGTSVFSQAVEPSVSIVIDDVLMARSGQGFQDLIDVQRVEVLRGPQSTLFGKNASAGVVSVTTRGPSETLTGGFDVELAEEDSSYAVRGTLSGPISDTVGFRVSAFTNDYAGHLRNVATGERANGSDSWGLRGKLQFDITDRLALTLIGDYRESDSEPVVTVRTANNPAYLAQLAPVVPGQENTALRANADSYATTEQAGLSAKAEYTFDNDFTLTSISAWRSWDFANNLDVDGLSNENPLPGGLLTFDLNSGTINLNQYTQEVRLASPDLGNFDFLIGAFAYHLDLERHFERRLELMTPGGMIAQSGQFDGSVENNYYAAFASANYYFNDQTSLFGGARLLTEEVNWVAFRDPTNVLVPGDLPLTGVQGILADFTGGVSDTAVVGNIGIRHSFNDYANAYASYSRGYKGKSTTIDFASIQGEEPVDAEESDAYEIGLKLTSPGGRWAANFAAFHTQFNNFQSQAQLPGEIATVLINAGDVSTQGVEAELMARPTDLTDISLGLAYIDATIDTFPSGPCYAGQTVADGCVNGVQDLAGKDLPYSPDLRLTFFGRQTVPLAAMPFDGFIQASGYWQDDILFSLDQSPIATGEARTMVNAAIGVEDKNGRYNASIFVNNVFDEHYVTSISQLGLFGGFTFQYVPRDHQRYVGIRFGANF, from the coding sequence ATGAAATTTTTGCACGCTAGAAGTGTTTCTTGTCTCGCGCTTATCAGCGCGATTGGCGTAACGGGCATTGCGCCTGCGGCCTTTGCGCAGGCGGACTCCGAGAAGAAAATGGAGACTGTGACGGTCACAGCCACCCGGCGCGAACAGACACTTCAGGAAGTTCCCGTCGCTGTTTCGGTCGTTTCTGGCGACCTACTGGAATCGACCGGCACGGGGTCGATGGATGCTCTTTCGGACCTCACGCCAAGCCTGACACTTCTTAAAGGCAACAACGAATCAAACAGCTCCGTCAGCATCCGGGGCCTGGGCACGTCGGTCTTTTCTCAAGCTGTCGAACCCTCAGTCTCAATCGTGATTGATGATGTCTTGATGGCACGGTCGGGCCAAGGGTTTCAGGACCTGATAGATGTACAGCGCGTTGAGGTGCTGCGTGGGCCGCAAAGTACATTGTTTGGCAAGAATGCCTCGGCAGGTGTCGTGTCGGTCACGACCAGAGGCCCCTCCGAAACGCTGACCGGTGGCTTCGATGTGGAACTTGCAGAGGAAGACAGCTCCTATGCTGTGCGCGGGACTCTGTCGGGACCCATTTCCGATACGGTCGGCTTTCGCGTCAGCGCTTTTACCAACGACTATGCCGGGCATCTCCGGAACGTTGCCACGGGTGAGCGCGCCAACGGCAGCGATAGCTGGGGTCTGCGGGGCAAATTGCAGTTCGACATTACCGATCGTCTGGCGCTGACGCTCATCGGCGACTACCGGGAATCTGACTCCGAACCTGTGGTCACGGTGCGCACGGCCAACAATCCAGCCTACTTGGCGCAATTGGCTCCCGTGGTGCCGGGGCAGGAAAATACCGCCTTGCGCGCGAATGCCGACAGCTATGCAACGACCGAGCAGGCGGGCCTTTCAGCCAAGGCGGAATATACTTTCGACAACGACTTCACGCTGACCTCGATTTCGGCTTGGCGGTCTTGGGATTTTGCCAACAACCTGGACGTTGATGGCCTGTCCAATGAAAACCCGCTCCCAGGTGGCCTCCTGACTTTCGACCTCAACAGCGGCACGATCAATCTGAACCAATACACTCAGGAAGTTCGCCTCGCATCGCCCGATCTTGGAAATTTCGATTTCCTTATCGGGGCCTTTGCCTACCATCTCGATCTGGAGCGCCACTTTGAGCGGCGTTTGGAACTTATGACGCCTGGCGGCATGATCGCCCAGTCCGGGCAGTTCGATGGAAGCGTCGAGAACAACTACTATGCGGCGTTTGCCAGCGCGAACTACTATTTCAATGATCAGACCTCCCTGTTTGGGGGCGCGCGTCTTCTGACAGAAGAGGTCAACTGGGTGGCATTCCGTGATCCGACGAATGTGCTTGTTCCTGGCGATCTGCCGCTCACAGGTGTGCAAGGAATTCTCGCTGATTTCACGGGGGGCGTTAGCGACACAGCAGTCGTCGGAAACATCGGTATACGGCATTCTTTCAATGACTATGCCAATGCCTATGCGAGCTATTCTCGCGGTTACAAGGGTAAGTCGACGACGATTGATTTTGCGTCAATTCAAGGCGAAGAGCCAGTTGATGCAGAAGAATCCGACGCCTATGAAATTGGCCTGAAGCTTACCTCTCCGGGTGGGAGATGGGCCGCAAACTTTGCTGCTTTCCATACCCAGTTCAACAATTTCCAATCTCAGGCTCAGCTGCCGGGTGAGATCGCCACTGTACTGATCAACGCTGGTGACGTCTCGACCCAGGGCGTGGAGGCCGAGTTGATGGCACGGCCGACCGATCTCACCGATATCAGCCTGGGTCTGGCTTACATTGATGCCACGATTGATACATTCCCCTCCGGACCGTGCTATGCGGGCCAGACGGTGGCTGATGGTTGCGTCAATGGTGTCCAAGACCTTGCAGGTAAGGATCTGCCCTATTCGCCCGATTTGCGCCTGACTTTCTTTGGTCGCCAGACGGTACCTCTGGCGGCGATGCCGTTTGACGGATTTATTCAGGCCAGCGGTTACTGGCAGGATGATATTCTGTTTTCGTTGGATCAGTCCCCGATTGCCACGGGTGAAGCACGGACCATGGTCAATGCGGCGATCGGCGTTGAAGACAAGAATGGGCGCTACAATGCCTCAATCTTTGTCAACAACGTGTTCGACGAGCACTATGTGACATCGATCTCGCAACTCGGATTGTTCGGCGGCTTCACCTTCCAGTATGTGCCGCGCGATCATCAGCGTTACGTCGGTATCCGGTTCGGTGCCAACTTCTAG
- a CDS encoding MurR/RpiR family transcriptional regulator, with protein sequence MPASNADELRLQIKREYEGFSKQLRIVAQYILDHPNEIGLETVTVVAERMGVQPSTVVRLAKVLGFDGASQLQKLFKDEVVNSAGALGYKERIRRYKAPASNAKSNHVSSVLDEALECGILGLEDLRHSMNASEIATAVKLIQTASTIYVAGFQRSFPVAAYLSYALQRLRKNTIFIDGTGGLYEHQISFANKDDLLIAIGFNPYSDQIVATLDQAKRNKLKIVGISDSHVSPVVSGAHAPFIVHDPVVRGFRTLTSSMTLAQAIVLAYAFSDTKA encoded by the coding sequence ATGCCAGCTAGCAACGCAGATGAGCTCAGGCTCCAGATAAAAAGAGAATATGAGGGCTTTAGCAAACAGCTGAGGATCGTGGCCCAATATATACTCGACCACCCAAATGAAATTGGCCTGGAGACCGTTACGGTCGTCGCCGAGCGCATGGGTGTTCAGCCCTCCACGGTCGTGCGTCTCGCCAAAGTTTTGGGTTTCGATGGCGCCTCGCAACTTCAGAAACTGTTCAAGGACGAAGTCGTCAACAGCGCTGGCGCCCTCGGCTACAAAGAACGCATCCGCCGGTACAAGGCGCCGGCCAGCAACGCAAAATCCAACCACGTATCCAGCGTGCTGGACGAGGCGCTCGAATGCGGCATCCTCGGCCTGGAAGATCTGCGCCACTCGATGAACGCAAGTGAAATCGCAACTGCCGTCAAGCTCATTCAGACAGCCAGCACAATCTATGTTGCCGGTTTCCAGCGCTCCTTCCCCGTGGCTGCGTATCTCTCATACGCCCTGCAAAGACTGCGCAAGAACACGATCTTCATTGATGGTACGGGCGGCCTTTACGAGCATCAGATCAGCTTTGCCAATAAGGACGATCTGCTGATTGCGATCGGGTTCAATCCCTACTCGGATCAGATCGTGGCGACGCTGGACCAGGCCAAACGCAACAAACTCAAAATCGTGGGAATCAGCGACAGCCACGTCAGCCCCGTCGTGTCCGGCGCCCACGCACCCTTCATCGTTCACGACCCGGTGGTCCGCGGTTTCCGCACCCTCACATCATCGATGACTTTGGCGCAAGCGATCGTGCTTGCCTACGCCTTCAGCGACACAAAGGCCTGA
- the iolC gene encoding bifunctional 5-dehydro-2-deoxygluconokinase/5-dehydro-2-deoxyphosphogluconate aldolase, with protein MTDLRRTLDVITIGRAGVDLYGQQVGGNLEDVHSFAKYLGGCPANIAVGASRLGLRSGIITRVGSDHMGRFLQTEFQREGVNTDGIVTDKERLTALVILGIQDEDTFPLIFYRENCADMALCEADIDTSFIAQSRSILITGTHLSTEQTRATSRAAITAAKASNCSIILDIDYRPVLWGLTSRELGEERFVSDAKVTATLQEFIPACDLIVGTEEELHILGGTTDTIAAMHAIRALSDAVIVCKRGALGCSVFPETIPQTLDQGISGQSFKVEVFNVLGAGDAFMSGFLSGWLHDKPLEECCRLGNACGAIVVSRHGCAPAIPTAEELAWFLENGSPHLALRKDAALEHIHWTTTRSPRERDLAVFAIDHRSQLEAISREAAAPLEKISEFKSLALSALQMMDVSDVDLGILLDGRYGSRALATASGLPIWVGRAVELPGSRPLDFDSQSTVTGEMLEWPRSQVAKCLCFYHPDDPSEIKNIQERRIQEAFKASRETQREFLLEIICSQNGALADTTVSSAMRRIYELGVFPDWWKLEATASAQSWVETSRVIDEMDPRCRGILLLGLAAPAEDVVACFKVAAAFPLIKGFAVGRTIFQEPARQWFKGEIDDGEAVFALRRNFSQLIDGWRQSRQAP; from the coding sequence ATGACTGACCTTCGCCGCACACTTGATGTGATTACAATCGGTCGCGCGGGCGTAGACCTCTATGGACAGCAGGTTGGTGGCAATCTGGAAGATGTTCACTCGTTCGCAAAATATCTCGGCGGATGCCCGGCCAACATCGCGGTGGGCGCCTCCCGGCTCGGGCTTCGCTCTGGAATTATCACGCGGGTCGGTAGCGATCATATGGGACGTTTCCTGCAAACCGAGTTCCAGCGAGAGGGTGTCAATACTGATGGCATTGTTACAGACAAGGAGCGGCTAACAGCGCTCGTGATTCTCGGAATTCAGGATGAAGACACTTTCCCGCTCATATTCTACCGGGAGAACTGCGCCGATATGGCTCTGTGTGAAGCCGACATCGACACCTCATTCATAGCGCAAAGCCGCAGCATCCTGATCACCGGAACTCATCTGTCGACGGAACAGACAAGGGCCACATCCCGCGCAGCCATTACAGCAGCAAAAGCAAGCAATTGCAGCATCATCCTGGATATCGACTACAGACCCGTCCTCTGGGGACTGACATCGCGGGAATTGGGTGAGGAACGCTTTGTTTCTGACGCCAAGGTCACAGCCACCCTTCAGGAATTCATCCCGGCGTGCGACCTTATCGTCGGCACCGAGGAAGAACTGCACATCCTGGGGGGGACGACTGATACCATCGCGGCGATGCACGCTATTCGCGCCCTCTCGGACGCAGTGATCGTTTGCAAACGCGGCGCGTTGGGCTGCAGCGTCTTCCCGGAAACGATCCCCCAAACTCTGGATCAGGGCATCTCTGGTCAGTCGTTCAAGGTTGAAGTGTTCAACGTTCTAGGCGCCGGCGACGCCTTCATGAGCGGCTTCCTGAGCGGCTGGCTCCACGATAAACCACTTGAGGAGTGTTGCCGCCTTGGCAACGCTTGCGGCGCGATCGTGGTCTCGCGCCACGGCTGCGCCCCGGCTATTCCGACCGCAGAAGAACTCGCCTGGTTTCTGGAGAATGGTTCACCGCATCTGGCTCTGCGCAAGGACGCGGCCCTGGAGCACATTCACTGGACCACAACCCGCAGCCCCCGCGAACGGGATCTGGCAGTCTTCGCCATTGATCACCGATCCCAGCTAGAAGCCATCTCGCGGGAAGCCGCCGCCCCGCTTGAAAAAATCTCCGAATTCAAATCTCTCGCGCTCAGCGCCCTCCAGATGATGGATGTTTCTGATGTGGATCTTGGCATCCTATTGGACGGTCGATACGGAAGCCGGGCCTTGGCTACGGCCAGCGGCCTGCCAATCTGGGTCGGCCGGGCGGTCGAACTGCCAGGCTCCCGGCCGCTTGACTTCGATAGCCAATCGACCGTCACGGGCGAGATGCTGGAATGGCCCCGGTCCCAAGTCGCTAAATGCCTGTGTTTTTATCATCCGGATGATCCTTCCGAGATCAAAAACATTCAGGAGCGCCGAATTCAGGAGGCCTTCAAGGCCAGCCGGGAAACACAACGAGAATTCCTGCTCGAAATTATTTGTTCGCAAAACGGCGCTCTGGCCGACACCACCGTCAGCTCCGCCATGCGTCGCATTTATGAGCTGGGTGTCTTTCCTGACTGGTGGAAACTCGAAGCCACCGCCAGCGCGCAAAGCTGGGTGGAGACATCTCGCGTGATCGACGAAATGGACCCGAGGTGCCGCGGAATCCTACTTCTGGGACTTGCCGCGCCCGCCGAAGACGTGGTGGCATGCTTCAAGGTTGCCGCCGCCTTCCCCCTTATTAAGGGATTTGCGGTTGGCAGAACAATATTCCAGGAGCCCGCGCGGCAATGGTTTAAGGGAGAAATCGACGATGGCGAAGCCGTTTTCGCCCTCCGCCGCAATTTCAGCCAGCTGATTGACGGTTGGCGTCAGTCCCGGCAGGCGCCCTGA
- the iolD gene encoding 3D-(3,5/4)-trihydroxycyclohexane-1,2-dione acylhydrolase (decyclizing), which translates to METLNLTMSQALVRYLAAQYMVIDGEEVPYFAGVWAIFGHGNVAGLGEALYTVRDELPTYRAHNEQGMAHAAIAYAKASFRRRAMVCTSSIGPGATNFITAAALAHVNRLPVLFLPGDIFANRRPDPVLQQIEDFQDGTVSANDCFRPVSRYFDRITRPEQILTALPRMMSVFTDPASCGPVCLSLCQDVQAEAYDYPASFFSRRVWSIRKPNPDMAELEALIDALKAARRPLFVAGGGALYSGASQILSELSARLGIPVAETQAGRSTLPASHPQNLGAIGVTGTAPANAAAAEADLVLGIGTRLQDFTTGSRTLFSSPGRKLFQLNTAPYDASKHGAAPIVCDAARGLTLLAEALESTSIAADWITLNQARNQDWRAAVQLALTDINQPVPSYADVIGAVDRSSDDQSIVVCAAGTLPGELHKLWRTDRIGGYHMEYGYSCMGYEIAGGMGVKMACPDSEVYVMVGDGSYLMLNSEIATSVMMGLKLIIVLLDSEGFSCINRLQRSTGSAEFNNQMRDTVHDTLPVIDFAAHAASLGAISERVTSVAELEAALARARSAPATTLISIAVNPDATTDMGGHWWDVAVPEVSGSAAVREAFEAYRAATQKQFVD; encoded by the coding sequence ATGGAAACGCTTAACCTGACAATGTCCCAGGCCCTGGTGCGCTATCTGGCCGCCCAGTATATGGTGATTGACGGGGAAGAAGTTCCCTACTTCGCCGGCGTCTGGGCGATATTCGGGCATGGCAATGTCGCCGGTCTCGGTGAGGCGCTTTATACAGTGCGAGACGAACTTCCAACCTACCGCGCGCACAATGAGCAAGGCATGGCGCACGCCGCGATTGCCTATGCGAAAGCAAGCTTTCGCCGCCGCGCGATGGTCTGCACATCATCCATCGGCCCCGGCGCCACGAATTTCATCACGGCGGCCGCACTCGCGCATGTGAACCGGCTGCCGGTGCTCTTCCTGCCTGGCGATATATTTGCAAACCGGCGGCCAGACCCTGTCCTTCAACAGATCGAAGATTTCCAGGACGGCACGGTGAGCGCCAATGACTGCTTCCGGCCGGTCTCTCGCTATTTTGACAGGATCACGCGTCCCGAACAAATCCTGACGGCCCTTCCCCGTATGATGTCAGTCTTCACCGATCCGGCTAGCTGTGGTCCGGTATGCCTGTCTCTTTGCCAGGACGTGCAGGCCGAAGCGTATGACTACCCCGCCTCCTTCTTCTCCAGACGCGTCTGGTCCATACGGAAACCAAATCCCGATATGGCCGAGCTGGAGGCTCTTATCGACGCCCTGAAAGCCGCCAGGCGGCCCCTGTTTGTTGCAGGCGGCGGCGCGCTCTACAGTGGCGCCTCGCAAATCCTCAGTGAGCTGTCGGCCCGGCTCGGTATTCCAGTCGCCGAAACACAAGCGGGCCGTAGCACACTTCCCGCCTCCCATCCCCAAAACCTAGGCGCTATCGGAGTGACCGGAACAGCGCCCGCGAATGCAGCTGCCGCCGAAGCAGACCTTGTCCTCGGGATCGGAACGCGGCTGCAGGATTTCACCACAGGCTCCAGAACGCTGTTTTCCAGCCCCGGCCGCAAACTCTTCCAGTTGAATACCGCGCCTTATGACGCCTCGAAACATGGTGCTGCTCCAATTGTTTGCGACGCCGCCCGAGGCCTTACACTCTTGGCTGAAGCCCTCGAATCAACAAGCATTGCCGCAGACTGGATCACCCTAAATCAAGCGCGCAATCAAGATTGGCGCGCGGCGGTCCAATTGGCACTCACCGATATCAACCAACCAGTACCGAGCTATGCAGATGTGATCGGAGCCGTAGACAGGTCGTCAGACGATCAGAGCATAGTCGTTTGCGCCGCAGGCACATTGCCCGGAGAGCTCCACAAGCTCTGGCGAACCGACCGTATTGGCGGGTACCATATGGAGTATGGCTACTCCTGCATGGGTTATGAAATCGCTGGCGGCATGGGCGTAAAAATGGCCTGCCCTGACAGCGAAGTATACGTGATGGTGGGTGATGGCAGCTATCTCATGCTCAATTCCGAGATCGCCACTTCGGTCATGATGGGCCTTAAACTCATCATTGTACTTCTGGATTCTGAAGGTTTCTCCTGCATCAACCGGCTCCAGCGCTCGACGGGTAGCGCAGAGTTCAACAATCAGATGCGCGATACGGTTCACGACACGCTTCCGGTCATAGATTTTGCCGCCCACGCGGCGAGCCTTGGCGCAATTTCCGAACGGGTAACCAGCGTTGCCGAACTTGAAGCAGCGCTCGCCCGGGCGCGGTCAGCCCCGGCCACAACCCTCATTTCCATTGCGGTCAATCCCGACGCAACGACAGATATGGGAGGCCATTGGTGGGATGTCGCCGTCCCGGAAGTCTCGGGAAGCGCGGCTGTCCGTGAAGCCTTTGAAGCCTACCGCGCTGCCACACAAAAACAATTCGTAGACTGA
- the iolE gene encoding myo-inosose-2 dehydratase has protein sequence MRFGASPIAWSNDDMPELGADTSLDTCLTDIRETGYSGAELGRKFPRNSQALLPILKQHQLSLVGGWYSGHLLTRSAAEEIEALQDHMALLKACGSEVFIFAECSNAIHGSMDLGLSQKPYLSPPQWREFGTRLTEVADYIAAQGFRFAYHHHTGTVVETSTDLECFLAETGPSVGLTLDTGHAFVGGIDCPDLIRKHPGRIAHVHCKDVRLGIFENIRQNDASFLTGVLAGMFTVPGDGDIDYTPIFGALADIRYDNWIIIEAEQDPAKADPRTYASMGLAHVKNCIERSYNKDKVESADA, from the coding sequence ATGCGTTTCGGAGCAAGCCCGATTGCCTGGTCAAATGACGACATGCCAGAACTCGGCGCAGACACCTCACTGGACACCTGCCTGACAGACATCCGGGAGACTGGCTATTCAGGCGCCGAACTCGGCCGGAAGTTTCCGCGCAACAGCCAAGCGCTTCTGCCGATCCTCAAACAACACCAGTTGTCCCTCGTCGGCGGCTGGTATTCCGGTCACCTGTTGACACGGTCTGCTGCTGAGGAAATCGAGGCCCTTCAGGACCACATGGCGCTTCTCAAGGCCTGCGGCTCGGAAGTGTTCATCTTTGCCGAGTGCAGCAATGCCATTCACGGCAGCATGGATCTGGGCCTATCCCAAAAGCCATACCTGAGCCCACCCCAGTGGCGGGAGTTCGGAACGCGCCTCACCGAAGTGGCCGATTACATTGCGGCGCAGGGCTTCCGGTTTGCCTATCACCATCACACAGGGACCGTGGTAGAAACCAGCACTGATCTGGAATGTTTCCTTGCTGAAACTGGCCCATCCGTAGGCCTCACACTCGACACCGGCCATGCGTTCGTTGGCGGCATTGATTGCCCGGATCTGATCCGGAAACATCCCGGCCGCATTGCCCACGTACACTGCAAGGATGTGCGCCTTGGCATCTTTGAAAACATCCGGCAGAACGACGCCAGCTTCCTGACGGGCGTGCTCGCTGGAATGTTTACCGTCCCCGGCGATGGTGACATCGACTACACGCCCATCTTCGGCGCATTGGCAGACATTCGCTACGACAACTGGATCATAATCGAGGCCGAGCAGGATCCCGCCAAGGCCGATCCCCGGACTTATGCGAGCATGGGCCTCGCCCATGTGAAAAACTGTATCGAGCGTAGTTATAACAAGGACAAAGTGGAGTCGGCTGATGCCTGA
- the iolB gene encoding 5-deoxy-glucuronate isomerase has translation MPDLRVKSGTPASDGCVLSITPESAGWDHVGFAVHRLEEGKGFESAASSRETCLVILTGTARVSVGTEVFAHLGERKTVFEGPPAAVYIPAGERYSVTAEMPLEVAVCSAPGGGNHPARVIAPGSIEKEIRGKAANTRYVQDILSDRDPAHSLLVVEVITPGGNWSSYPPHKHDTDTLPEESALEETYYHRLNPPQGFAVQRVYTDDRSLDETVSVEDGDCVMVPAGYHPVGAPYGYDLYYLNVMAGAKRKWVFRNDPAHEWIIKK, from the coding sequence ATGCCTGATCTGCGCGTCAAAAGCGGGACACCAGCCAGCGATGGCTGCGTCCTATCTATCACCCCCGAATCGGCAGGTTGGGACCATGTGGGCTTCGCTGTTCACAGGCTCGAAGAAGGCAAGGGTTTTGAATCCGCCGCCTCATCCCGGGAAACCTGCCTGGTCATTCTGACCGGCACAGCACGCGTCTCCGTGGGAACCGAAGTCTTTGCGCACCTTGGGGAGCGCAAAACCGTCTTTGAGGGTCCGCCGGCGGCGGTCTACATTCCGGCAGGCGAACGCTATTCCGTCACCGCAGAAATGCCGCTTGAAGTCGCCGTCTGTTCGGCGCCCGGGGGCGGAAATCATCCCGCCCGCGTCATTGCACCTGGCAGCATTGAGAAGGAAATCCGCGGCAAGGCCGCTAACACCCGCTACGTGCAGGATATCCTGTCTGACCGTGATCCGGCCCACAGTCTCCTGGTCGTTGAGGTCATCACGCCGGGCGGCAACTGGTCGAGTTATCCGCCCCACAAGCATGACACCGACACACTCCCTGAAGAATCCGCGCTGGAAGAGACCTATTATCACCGGCTGAACCCGCCCCAGGGCTTTGCCGTACAGCGTGTGTATACTGACGACCGCAGTCTTGATGAGACCGTGTCGGTAGAAGATGGCGACTGCGTGATGGTTCCCGCCGGATACCACCCCGTCGGGGCGCCTTATGGCTACGATCTCTACTATCTCAACGTCATGGCGGGTGCGAAACGGAAATGGGTATTCCGCAACGATCCCGCACACGAATGGATCATCAAGAAATAG
- a CDS encoding Gfo/Idh/MocA family protein, with the protein MTRTYNIALIGTGYIGKTHAIAYQGVNVVFPETPRLVRKLVIDINEEAGRTFANQFGFEGFSTNWRDAITRTDIDIVAIATPNYLHAEMAIAALEHGKHVYCEKPLAVTVEDAAAMAAAAALYPGRTLVGYNYLCNPIVQLAKQLISEGRIGKPLFFRGVNDEDYMADPQTPHSWRCERHKAGPGTLGDLATHLISMSEFLMGEITDVSGHLYTAHTTRPSPSDVEVQLPVENDDIVSMVVSYKSGARGELSSSRIAWGRKNRLAFEIHGERGSILFDQERLNELELYSSGGPAHSNGFQKILAGPAHEPYGAFIKSTGHQLGFNDLKIIEVRNLLVGLESESRSYPAFEDALRVEQVINSVLRSADAGQSVNI; encoded by the coding sequence ATGACGCGGACTTACAACATTGCGCTAATCGGCACGGGCTATATCGGAAAGACCCACGCTATCGCCTATCAGGGCGTCAATGTCGTTTTCCCCGAGACACCCCGGCTCGTGAGAAAGCTGGTCATAGACATCAATGAAGAAGCCGGACGCACCTTCGCCAACCAGTTCGGGTTTGAAGGCTTCTCTACCAACTGGCGGGACGCCATCACGCGCACCGATATCGACATCGTCGCGATTGCAACCCCGAACTATCTGCATGCGGAGATGGCAATTGCTGCCTTGGAGCACGGCAAGCATGTCTATTGCGAAAAGCCCCTGGCCGTCACGGTCGAAGACGCCGCCGCCATGGCTGCGGCCGCCGCCCTTTACCCTGGCCGGACGCTTGTCGGTTACAACTATCTCTGCAACCCGATTGTTCAACTCGCAAAGCAGCTCATATCCGAAGGCCGGATCGGCAAGCCCCTCTTCTTCCGCGGCGTGAATGACGAAGACTATATGGCCGATCCGCAGACGCCCCACAGCTGGCGCTGCGAACGCCACAAGGCTGGCCCAGGCACCCTGGGTGACCTCGCCACTCATCTTATCAGCATGTCCGAGTTCCTTATGGGCGAAATCACGGACGTTTCAGGTCATCTGTACACGGCACACACAACGCGTCCCTCTCCATCAGATGTCGAGGTGCAGCTACCTGTGGAGAATGACGACATCGTCTCGATGGTCGTATCCTACAAAAGCGGCGCGCGCGGCGAACTCTCCTCCAGCCGTATAGCATGGGGCCGCAAGAACCGCCTCGCCTTCGAAATTCATGGGGAGCGAGGTTCGATCCTTTTTGATCAGGAACGCCTTAACGAGCTTGAACTCTACTCATCGGGCGGCCCGGCCCATAGCAACGGTTTCCAGAAGATCCTGGCCGGCCCTGCGCATGAGCCCTACGGCGCGTTCATCAAATCGACAGGTCACCAGCTAGGCTTCAACGACCTCAAGATAATCGAAGTGCGCAACCTTCTTGTTGGCCTCGAAAGCGAAAGCCGATCCTATCCGGCATTCGAGGATGCCCTACGCGTCGAGCAGGTCATCAACAGCGTCCTCCGCTCAGCAGACGCCGGCCAATCAGTAAATATCTAA